In one window of Thermus aquaticus DNA:
- a CDS encoding ABC transporter permease, whose product MKPVWRIAWKELVQVFRDRKLVFSTLVLPVLLMPVFMFGPHLFLSRLLEGTSAKVQEVAVAGLPEEALEALLKANLAPKPVEDPEKAVREGKYPVGVVYEGGRYRVFGRLAGGVSESQVAVGKAQAALQGLKERKVAEALAAKGISLDLLHPFQVETVDASPPREKAGGLLGFLLPFFLVSFILSGGQVVAVDATAGEKEKGTLEALLAAPVPLLHLALGKTLATVTMALLSGVAGLLGLALGGVLSARLGGELLGKGGQVLSLGGQIQMDGGSFLALFLTAFLLALFMGAVMVALGLYARSFKEAQSYMAPLLLLALFPLLFLQFRGFFELQPWHHLIPLFNTALLMDALLKGQAEGLQVALTWGSTLVYGALALLLAVRVFAREDVVFRN is encoded by the coding sequence ATGAAACCCGTCTGGCGTATCGCGTGGAAGGAGTTGGTCCAGGTCTTCCGGGACCGGAAGCTCGTCTTCTCCACCCTAGTTCTCCCCGTACTCCTCATGCCGGTCTTCATGTTCGGCCCCCACCTCTTCCTCTCCCGCCTCCTGGAAGGGACCTCGGCCAAGGTCCAGGAGGTGGCCGTGGCCGGGCTTCCCGAGGAGGCCCTGGAAGCCCTCCTTAAGGCCAACCTGGCGCCAAAGCCCGTAGAAGACCCGGAAAAGGCGGTGCGGGAAGGAAAGTACCCCGTGGGCGTGGTCTACGAGGGGGGCCGCTACCGGGTCTTCGGCCGCCTGGCGGGAGGGGTTTCGGAAAGCCAGGTGGCGGTGGGCAAGGCGCAGGCCGCCCTCCAGGGCCTCAAAGAGAGGAAGGTGGCCGAGGCCCTGGCGGCGAAGGGGATTTCCCTGGACCTCCTCCATCCCTTTCAGGTGGAGACCGTGGACGCCTCGCCCCCTCGGGAAAAGGCGGGGGGGCTATTGGGCTTCCTCCTCCCCTTCTTCCTGGTGAGCTTCATCCTCTCCGGGGGGCAGGTGGTGGCGGTGGACGCCACCGCGGGGGAGAAGGAGAAGGGGACCCTCGAGGCCCTCCTCGCCGCCCCCGTTCCCCTCCTCCACCTGGCCCTGGGCAAGACTCTGGCCACGGTGACCATGGCCCTCCTTTCCGGGGTGGCGGGGCTATTGGGCTTGGCCCTGGGAGGGGTTCTGAGCGCCCGCCTGGGCGGGGAGCTCCTCGGCAAAGGGGGTCAGGTCCTCTCCCTGGGAGGGCAGATCCAGATGGACGGGGGAAGCTTCCTGGCCCTCTTCCTCACCGCCTTTCTCCTGGCCCTCTTCATGGGGGCGGTCATGGTGGCCCTGGGGCTCTACGCCCGGAGCTTCAAGGAGGCGCAAAGCTACATGGCCCCCCTCCTGCTCCTCGCCCTTTTCCCTTTGCTTTTCCTCCAGTTTCGGGGCTTTTTTGAGCTTCAACCCTGGCATCACCTGATCCCCCTCTTCAACACCGCCCTCCTCATGGACGCCCTCCTCAAGGGGCAGGCGGAGGGCCTCCAGGTAGCCCTCACCTGGGGCTCCACCCTGGTCTACGGGGCTTTGGCCCTCCTCCTGGCGGTGCGGGTCTTCGCCCGGGAGGACGTGGTCTTCAGGAACTAA
- a CDS encoding CPBP family intramembrane glutamic endopeptidase, with amino-acid sequence MKALYWTYGLSWGLALLAYALGVRPESPAILALGVLYMWVPGLVALLFARREGIRLPLAFRPNRYWLLAWLFPVPLTLLSVPLSLPFGAYRGLAWTFPEGPPPLPEPLLLALVLLQGLFAGATANLLVALGEELMWRGYLWERVRERGFWPATLEIGFHWGLWHAPMILLFGHNYPDERLLGVPMMILFTLLLTPVLLYVREKGGSVFPAALLHGTLNGVAGLSLVLVERTNDLLVGVGLPGLFLLALFNLWLRRRV; translated from the coding sequence ATGAAGGCCCTTTACTGGACCTACGGCCTCTCCTGGGGCCTGGCCCTCCTGGCCTACGCCTTGGGGGTTAGGCCGGAATCCCCAGCCATCCTGGCCCTGGGGGTTCTCTACATGTGGGTGCCGGGCCTGGTGGCCCTCCTTTTCGCCCGGAGAGAGGGGATAAGGCTTCCCCTGGCCTTCCGGCCCAACCGCTACTGGCTTTTGGCCTGGCTCTTCCCCGTTCCCCTCACCCTCCTCTCCGTCCCCCTCAGCCTCCCCTTCGGGGCCTACAGGGGCCTGGCCTGGACCTTTCCCGAGGGCCCACCGCCCCTCCCCGAACCCCTGCTCCTCGCCCTTGTCCTCCTCCAGGGGCTTTTCGCCGGGGCCACGGCGAACCTCTTGGTCGCCTTGGGGGAAGAGCTCATGTGGCGGGGGTACCTTTGGGAAAGGGTTAGGGAGCGGGGCTTTTGGCCCGCCACCCTGGAGATCGGCTTCCACTGGGGCCTCTGGCACGCCCCCATGATCCTCCTTTTCGGCCATAACTACCCGGACGAGCGCCTCCTGGGCGTGCCCATGATGATCCTCTTCACCCTCCTCCTGACCCCGGTCCTCCTCTACGTGCGGGAAAAGGGGGGTTCGGTCTTTCCTGCCGCCCTCCTCCACGGCACCCTGAACGGGGTGGCCGGGCTTTCCCTGGTTCTAGTGGAGCGCACCAACGACCTCCTCGTGGGGGTGGGGCTTCCTGGCCTCTTCCTCCTGGCCCTCTTTAACCTCTGGCTCAGGAGGCGGGTATAG
- the rapZ gene encoding RNase adapter RapZ, translating into MRFLVLSGLSGAGKTTAKGFLEDLGYFMVDNLPPRLWKPLLEELKNRGVERAGVVLDARALAFFPDLEEALRELRPTVVSLEARPEVLLRRYNLTRRLHPLGAGNLMREIGQEREILSALREKAHLVLDTSDLSPRALKEALARFLGEEAGFILRLLSFGFKWGPPQEADLVLDVRPLPNPHYDPLLKPKTGLDPEVRAYVFREEEEPFYRALLAVAGLSAEGARKEGRAFYTVAVGCTGGRHRSVAVAERLAEDLSGRFRVEVSHRDVEKE; encoded by the coding sequence ATGCGGTTTCTGGTCCTAAGCGGCCTCTCCGGGGCGGGCAAGACCACGGCCAAGGGGTTTTTAGAGGACCTGGGCTACTTCATGGTGGACAACCTCCCGCCCCGCCTCTGGAAGCCCCTTCTGGAGGAGCTTAAGAACCGGGGCGTGGAGCGGGCGGGTGTGGTGCTGGATGCCCGGGCCCTGGCCTTCTTCCCCGACCTCGAGGAGGCCTTAAGGGAGCTCAGGCCCACCGTGGTCTCCCTGGAGGCCCGCCCCGAGGTCCTCCTCCGCCGCTACAACCTGACCCGCCGCCTCCACCCCCTGGGGGCGGGAAACCTCATGCGGGAGATCGGCCAGGAAAGGGAGATCCTCTCCGCCCTCCGGGAAAAGGCCCACCTGGTCCTGGACACCTCGGACCTTTCCCCAAGGGCCCTAAAGGAGGCCCTGGCCCGCTTTCTGGGCGAGGAGGCAGGCTTCATCCTGCGCCTTCTCTCCTTCGGCTTCAAGTGGGGGCCGCCCCAGGAGGCCGACCTGGTGCTAGACGTGCGCCCCCTCCCCAACCCCCACTACGACCCCCTCCTCAAGCCCAAGACCGGCCTGGACCCCGAGGTCAGGGCCTACGTCTTCCGGGAGGAGGAGGAACCCTTTTACCGGGCCCTTCTCGCGGTGGCGGGGCTCTCGGCGGAGGGGGCCAGGAAGGAGGGGCGGGCCTTTTACACCGTGGCCGTGGGGTGCACGGGGGGGCGGCACCGCAGCGTGGCCGTGGCCGAGAGGCTGGCCGAGGACCTTTCCGGCAGGTTCCGGGTGGAGGTGAGCCACCGGGATGTGGAAAAGGAGTGA